Within the Candidatus Omnitrophota bacterium genome, the region TTTCATCTGATCGAGAACCGTTTGACAATACTGTTTGACCAAGGTTTTGATTTCGTTCTTGTTTTTACGGTTAAGTCCCATCCATTGGATGAACTCGCTCTTGGTGATATGGAGATTCAACGTACAATCGGCGCATTTTCTTTCCTGATATTGCAACGACTGCTCGATTTGTTTTCTTTCCACCAGCCCGATCTTGCCGTATCGGCTTTGGAAAAGAAGATAAAGTAGGTTTTTCGAAGATTTAACCGAAATCTGGCAATTTTGATAGCGCTCGTCCGCATCGACAGCGAGTTGTTCGTCCTTGCTCAGTTGCGCTTTGTTGTCTTTGAATTTGGCAAGATCGGCTAATACGCTGTTAATCGTATCGAAAACGAACTGGCCGTTGACCGTGCGCATGACTACGTCTTCGGATCGCGCGCCCGGATTGGCTTTAATATATTCCCTGACGAGCGTTTCTTTAATTTGCTCCGCCGCATGGCTGTATTCTTCATTTCGCATAGAATTATTTCCTCAAAGAAATAGCTGATCCGGCTCTGCAACGCTTATAGCGCATTATCAACAGAATACCCTCCGAGAAGATGTCTTTTCCCTCCCGGTTGGCGGAAACGTCAACTATCAGGTTGAATCATATGGTAATTGTATCTACAAAAGAAATAAATTCAAAAATTTCATTTCTTTGATCTCGCCGGGAGGGGCGGCTTCATTTTTTGTTGCGTTTTGAATCGCGGATATCGCGGATTTTTTTCGGATTTCACGGAAATATCTTTCACACAACGCGATTCCTTGCGCCACCTGTTTTCTTTTCTTTTTTTCGTGTTTTTCTTTTTCCTTTCGTATTTTCGTGATTCAAACGACGATGGCAAGAGATTCCATAAATTTCATATTGCGTATAACATGAGATAATAATTAGGCAGAAGATTGACGGGTTGCGCTTCGTTTTGAGCCTATCCTACTCAACAAAAGTGCGGATTAATGCGCCATGAAACACTCTAAACCTTTCCGTAATATTGAGTTAGAGCAGTTAAAAAATCCAGAATGCGCTAAGGAGTATCTTCAAATCTCTTTGGAAGAAACCCGCAAGGATGGCAATCGGGCCGCCTTTTTGCGCGCTTTGCGCAATGTGGTAGATGCGCGAGGCGGGGTAGTGAGTCTTGCCGAGAGGACAAATAAACCAACAAGCACGCTCTACAAGGCTATTTCCGAGGAAGGAAATCCCCGCCTTGATACGCTGGACATGATCCTAAACGATATTGGTCTGCAATTGTCCATTGATATCATTAAGCAAAACTGCGCTTAATAAAAAAATCCCCCTCCAAAATCATAAATCGACGTTTAAGGTTATTCGCTCGAAAAAACGTAGCCTAACTCCTTGTAATCATTATTCTCCCGGAAAGCCGCCGTTATTTGATCGATCAGTTGGGGATTAAGGCGCTGCTTCCATTGATCGGTTACGGCGGGATCGGGATCGCGATAGTACGATTCCCGGTCGTAATAGACGCCGTCGAGGCTGATTTCTCCCGTATGGGATTGGGCGGCGGGACGCAGCAGGCAATCGCTCCATTCCACGCCGAGAAATTCGCAGAGGGGCAGCAAAACGGCTTTCGGTTCCGCCGTGAGTTTCTCGAACAAAACAGTATTGACCCGGCTGGGACAGGCTTTGGCGGCGGCGGTTCCCGCGCGCACGCACTTTTCGATGCACTCGATGGCGTTTTCCAAGCTGACGCTGAAGGTTGGCGGCTTGATGCCCTTGTTGCGCGCTTTGACTCCTACCTGGATCATGGAGGCCACAATGGCGCGGGGATCACGGACGACGTGGATAAAATGGGCGGCGGGGAAAAGTACCAGCAGATCGCTGAAAACCAGAACGTTGAACGGCGTTTTCTCGCTTAAAAACCGCCGTCCGCGCCGGTCGGCAACAGGCAGGAGCAAGCGTTCTATGAGCGAGGCGATCCCGTCGTCGATATCTTCTTTGTTGCAGAAAACTTCCAGATTTTTTCCATCGGCGGAATGGAGAAAAGTGTTGCGCATAGTAACGATGTGGGGAAGATAGGTAAATTCCGGCCCGGCGAATATTTCGGGATGGCAATCCAGCATATTTTGCAGCAGAGTAGTCCCCGAACGGGGCGTCCCGCCGATGAAGATCAATCGTTCGCCCCGCTTTTCGCTGTTCATGGAATAGAACCTCATGCAAAATTTCATTATTCCTCCCCCAAGCCTGGGGGAGGTCAGGAGGGGGTTGCTTTAAGTCTAATAAAATCAACCCCCCTCTAACTCCCCCCAAGCTTGGGGAGAGAATTTGAAAAGCGGACTTTATTCATATTGCACGAGCCTCAAACAATGTAATCATTGCCCGCCCGCTTTGATCCATTCTTCGCTGAAATAAGCGTGTTTGATTGTTTTCAAATGGTAACTGTAAGTGACGTGCAACAATCCATCCTTGGTTTGGATGATGGACGGATAGTCGAAGCGTCCGCCGGGCGTGTTTTCAAGGTAGCGTTTCCATTTCCAGGTTTCGCCGCCGTCGTTGGAGAGTGAAACGGCAAGCCTATCGCGGGATTCTTTCGTATCGTTATATACCATCGCCAAAAGCCCATCGCGCAAGAGAACGGCTTCGATGCCCGCGCCGGGATTGGGCAGGGTAGTTTTGCTGACGGATGACCAGGTTATGCCATTATCCAGCGATTCGCTGCGCATGATGAAGCCTTCGTCGGCGCCGTCGCGGAAAAAGGCGATTAATTTCCCATCCGGCATACAAACCACGGATGGTTGAATGATACCCGCAGCGGGGACGACCTTTGAAAATACCCACGATTCCCCGCCGTCCGGCGTGATGGCCATGCCGGGGATGTCGAAATTCTCGTTGGCGAGCGGCAGCAATAGCGCCCCGTCCGGCAGAATGGTTGGATGGGCGCGCGGCATCCATCCCAAGCGGCGGTAATAGGGATTGTTCAGGCGCGAGAGCAGTTCCGAAGCGTAACGGGCGTTGGGATTGCTGCTGTCGGATTTGCGGCGCAATTCTCCGGCGATGCGGGCGGCGGTTTCGTCCAGTTCGTTGGGATGGACGACAAGAATGTTTTCTTTGTCCCACACTGGTTGCTCCGGCGTTTGATAATTGGAGGAAATCTTGTAGCGCAACAGACTGCTGCCCCACGTTTCCAAGGGAGCGCCCAGCATGGCGGTATGAAATAGCCATAGACGTTGCTGCTTGTCGACGATCAGGCAGGGATTGTTATCGGCGACTCCGAAAGTATCGGATATGACGAACGGCTCCGACCATCGACCGGCGCCTTGGCGCAGGCGGGCGGCGCCGATTCGCACGTTATCATGTTTGTCTTGATCGACAGTGTAATAATAGTCGTCCCGATCGACGCCGTTCTCGTACCAAACCGCCAAAAGATCGCCGTTAGGATATTCGACGACGCAGGAGGCGTGCACATGCCCGTGACTGACTTTTTCGGGATCGAAGATCAATTGCGAATGGAGGTTTTCTTGTGCGGAGGCGAGAGAAGAGATTGTTAGGGATGCTAATAGGGAGAGAATGATAGTGATCATAGTTTTTTCCTTTTATGTAGAATCAATCTAAGTTATCTGGTAAATATCCCAAGGATGTATCAAAATCCAATTCCCATAAACTGTTAATATAAGATGCCGCTCCATCGATATCGGGAAATAGACTCATCCGGTTAATGTTCATCTTATTTAAGTATTTAAGACATTCAATCCTATCTTTATTTGGATATTTGGTTGAGATGATGATTTTTTGGAGAATTTCTACCGTAGCTTGGTTACATTCCCAATTATTTTCGATATAAGATTCAAGATCGGACCCTGGGGGCATTTTTAAAAAAACTCCGCATTGGTTCAATAAACGATAACTTGTTTCTTTAGTGGGTAAAAAAAGTCTTGGCGCTGATTTATCGGGAGGATTTTTTATCATATTCCAACTTGATAAAAGACATAGTACAGCTCTTTTTTTTGGCGTTATGTACTCTTGATTGGGATTATGACAATTATTGTGTTCAAACGCAAAAAATAACGCGACGAAAGGTGAAAGAGTCCAATCCAGCATTGGAGTAGCAAGTCCATGCTGTTGAGCAAGCACCCACCATTCATCATCTGTAAGTTTAGGAGGATTTGCGCTTCGTTTTCCTTGAACGGCATTTTTGAAAGCTTTTAGATGAACTTCTCTGAGGGTAGGTGGACACTCAAAATATTCTGGATTTCTATCAAGTGTATAATTTGGAGTTCTTGGATATCTTTTTTCTAATCTATCCAATGTGGATTCAATTTTCCATTCAGCATTAGATTGTCCTCGATATATAAATGCAGGACAATTTGAATGATTTTCTAGAATAAAACCACTAAATTCCTCCCAAGAATTCAATTCATATTGAATAATTCCATTTACTTCCTTTGTACTATTCATAAACCACCTACGCGAAGTGAATTCAAATAAATATGAATCTATTATACCTTATCAATACAACGCCCATTCCTCCACGAACACCGGACGAGGGCCGACCGCTTTCTCGGCATAGTTCAAAAAGATCGGCGTTCGCGCTTTTACGAAGTCGCGCGCCAGCTGGGCGGCTTTTTCCCAATCCTTGGGCGTTTTATCGCGTCCCCACATCTCCGCTTCGGCGGGAACGGCGGCGCGCACTTCGTCGAGGCGTTGGTTCAACCGTTCCATTACGTGCGCTTCGTTTAGCGCCGTTTCCAGATAAGCGTTGGTTTTATTCCAAAACTTGGCTTTAAATTGTTCGTTTTTTAATGCCTTTCGAAAAATGTTCCCGATATCGGTATCGCCTGCGGCGTTCTCGAACGTGTTCTGCGCCACTTGGTAGCCGTTTATGCCTGAACCAAAGGAATATTCGACATCCCAGAGATCGAAGCGCCATTCTCCCGCCGCCGATTTTTCGCGCGCGGCGTACCAGTTGTGATGAGGCCAATCGTAGTTCTGCATCCATACGTTGAGGATGACGTAAGAGACGAAATTTTCCAGGTCAAGATATTCTAGCAAGTTCCCGTAATCCCCATCCGCCGAGAAGTCCCTGGCTCCGGTTACGAATGTCTTAAATAGATTCCATTCCTCCATATCGCCGTCGCGTAAAGCGCCTTCTACGATTACGTCATAAGCTTCTCCGCCCAAGTGTTGGCGATAGAAATCGTTATCCGTGCGCTCGGTGGGATTATACAATCCCCAATAGGTTCCGTTGATGTAGAGTTCGGCGAAGAGGCCGTCGCACGCCAGTTGTCCCATATCCATAAAAATATCGCGGCAAACCTGATCTCTGACGTTAATGACCGTAACGCGCTGCATTTCCCGGTCATACCCCCAGCTGTCGTTGAATCCAGCCCGCAGAACCAATTGATTGAAGCGCTGGACGGGATTGCCGGGAAACAGGGGATATTCCAGGCGGGCTTTGCCGTAATCGGAGCGGAAATAAAGCCGGAACGACTTTTTAGGCGAGCGGGAGCGCGAGGCGCCGCCATGAATGCGGACGCCGCAATCCTCTTGGAATCCGCGCCGTCCCTCCATCGTGAAGAATTCCACCGAGCAAACGCGCTCCCAGGCGCGTCCGTGTTGTACGGGATTGGCGTAGATGCCGGTTCGGCTGTCGAAGAGATCGGCAGGTTTGGCTACGAGAGAGAGAATAGGCAAAACCATTTTCTCCCGCATAATATACGTATTCGTTACGATATCGCTGGGGAAATAATTAGGGCGGAAAACGCGCGCGCGCACCGGCGTACTTACGTAGAAGCGAATAGGCTCAAGATAAAGCTCGCTCGTTTCCTCCGGCGGCGCGCCGTCAAGCGTATAGCGAATTTTAGTTTCCGGTTCCGGCGTGGATAATGTCAAATTGACGCTGTCGGGATATACGCCCGCCGCAACGGAAAAAATCGGCGCGGAGGCGAAGCCCGCTTTGCCGTCGGCGCCGTTCGCCTTTCCCGGCGTTGGATTGGCGAAATAAAGCCATGCCTTGCCGCCGGGAGCGCGTCCGTAGGAGATGTTGCGGCGCTGCTCGGGAAAACGAATCTCGTCCGCCGCCGTTCCGTTAGGCTGAAACAAAGCGAGATATTCGCCCTCGCGCCGCAGTTGGAAATTGGCGTGATAATTTCCTGGATCGAGCAGGCCATATCCCGTCGCCCAAATCAATAGATAAGCATCCGGTGGCAAGTCAATAACGGGCAGGCGGAATTTATACGGCGCTAAGGGATCGTCGGTCAACGCATACCCCGCCAAACTTTCCGCTTCCGTCCCTGCGTTATGCAATTCGATCCACTCGAGCGTGGATCCGTTTTCGTCCTCGGCGGAAGCGGAGGCGAGGAGTTCGTTGATTACTACGCTGCCGAATGCGGGAAAAGAAGAGAAGGCGACGAATATTAGCCATCCTATGATGAAGCCGCGTTGGTTCATAGCGAATCGTCCCTTATAATGACGTTGATGTTTATTTAACAGCCAAAGCAACGAGCTCAAGGGCAAAAAAAACCTTGCCCTTGCCACCCCCGATTCAAAATTCAAAATTCAAAATTTATAATTCATCATTCCATCCCGACTCTATCATAAATAGAAATCGGCGTCGCGTCCTAACGGCTGCGAGCGACGTTTTTGCGCTCGCAATAGGCGGCGAGACGGCATTGCGAGCATTTGGGCGAGATGGGGAGACATACGTTCTGCCCGAACGTCACTAAGAGGTCGTTAAATTCGATCCAATATTCCGGCGGCAGTTTTTCCCGCAACGCTATTTCGCTATGCTTCGGCGTTTTCGTGGCGATATAGCCCCACCGGTTGGGGATGCGGTGGACGTGGGTATCGACGCAGATGCCGGGTTTGTTGAATCCCAACGTTACGACGAGATTGGCCGTCTTGTGGCCCACGCCTTTCAATTTTAACAATTCGTCGATGCTGTTGGGAACCTCGCCGTTATATTCGTCGATCAAGACGCGGCTCACTTCTCGCAGCGTCTTCGCTTTTTGGTTATAAAAGCCAACAGGGTAAATGATGCGCGCTAGTTCTTCTTCGGGAAGCCGCAATATTCCCTGCGGCGTCTGCGCCCGGCGTTTCAGGCGGGTGAAGGCTTCCGCCGTGGTCTCGTCCTTGGTGCGCAGGCTCAAAAGGCAGGAAATCAATACGTAAAATGGATTGCGCGAATCCTCGGCGACGACGCTTACGGCTGGAGTCTTCCATTTCAAAACCTCTTGCCGTAGGATACGCACGATTTCATGGATGGAATTGTTATTCAATGGCGCGCCCTCGACGAGTTAACTCATGTTACGCAGCCTGGGAGCGCAGGCATCTTGCCTGCCTTTTGAAATACTCATCCCAGAGCGGTGAATAGGCTTAATATCTTCTGCGTTTTTGAATCACGAAAACACGAAATAACTCGAATTTCACAAAATTTACGAATCACGGATATCGCGAATTCTTTTGGATTTCATGGAAAAATCTTTCGCACGGCGCGTTTCCTTGCGCCAACTGTTTTTCTTTTCTTTTTTTCGTGGTTTTCTTTTTCCTTTTGCGTTTTCGTGATTCAAACGACGATAGATAATAGAATCCATTAATTTCTCATCGGGCGCAACATGAGTGAGTTAAGAGAAATATATAGAAAAAATTGTCCATCCTCCCGCTCTCCGAATCGTAATACGCAATAGACGAATAAAACAGACTCGCCGGAAAATGGGCGGCGGGTTGGATCGCGATCCAATTGCGTCCATAATAACGGAAATTCGGTACATCCGGCAATCCAGGATAAAGCATGAACGCTGCCGCTAAACGCATACTTTCCGCTCTTCTCCTTCTCCTTATTTTCGGACTGGCGCTTTACCTGCGCTTTTACGGCGCCGATTGGGCTTTGAAGGATAAAGTGTACAGCCCCCATCCCGACGAGAGGCATTACGAAAGCTGCGCTTCCATTATGCGTCCGCAATGGCTGAGCGCGGACGAGAGGAAATTGCCTTTACGGGAAAAATTCCGCTTGCTCTACGAGAGAAATCTCGACGCCTCGAAAATTCAGGGCGTGAGCCGGGATTACGGCAATCCAGCTTCCGTCTTCATGAGGGAGAAGCCGGGGCTGGCGCCAATCAATTACAATTATGGAACGTTTCCCCTGCATTTGTACCTGCTATATCAGGAATATCTGAAAGCCCATAGCGGCCTGGACCGGCGATGGACATTGTTGGCGTTTCCCGATTGGCTGAGCGGAATCGCCATAGCGCTGGTTCTTTTCATCGGTCTGCGCTTGTTTATTCTGGTCAGCCGCGATCTGCGGCAATCGCGGTTCCGGCCTATTCCCTGGCATAAGGACGACGAGCGCCTTTCGCTATTCTTTCCTTCCATCGTATTGCCCATCGTCAGCTTGATTCTATTTCTCTATATTCCATACCGGCTGATCGATTTTTCCCAATACGATCCCCAAAACGCATCGATTTTATTGACGGGGCGCATTTTGACGGCGTGGCTGGGGGCGTTGACGGTGTTGCTGGTTTATCTGATCGGACGCGACGCCTATAGCCGCGCGGCGGGGCTGCTGGGAGCTTTGATGCTAACTACGGCCATGCTGCACGTGCAGACCAGCCATTACATCACCGTAGACGCCATCTTGGGATTTTGGGCGACAGCGGCGGTATATTGCTTTTTAAAAATCAGCCAAAAACCGCGTTTGATCTGGTATATCCTCGGCGCTATATGCTCCGGCTTCGCCGTGAGTGCGAAGTGGAGCGGGGTTACATTGCCGGGAATTCTGCTGCTGGCTCACGCTATCGCCACTTGGGGCGACGAACGCCACGGCAAAACGGCGCGCGCTATTCATTCCTTCTGGCTTCTCGTCATGGGGACGCTATTAGCGCATTTTTATTACGCCGCTAAGTCGGTCAATCCGCCGTTGAACGTCACTCTGGCCGCTTTCCGCGATTTTTATCTGCATCATTGGATCGTTTTCGCTATTTTAAATTGGTTCTTTTTATTTCTCTCCCTAATTCTGCTTCTTGTCCGAAAATCCATAACGGGCGGAAAAACCGGCTTTTTCCGTCCCGCTTGGGATATCTACCGCCCGTGGTTGTGGCTGGGGCTGGCGATCCCCATCGGCGTGACTGCGTTCTACATCGGGCAGCCGATGGCTTATTTCGACAGCGCCGAATTCGGACGCAATATGGCGGAGCAGGCGGGCATCAACATGACCGGCGCTCGTCCCGTGCCTTATACGCAGCAATTCCGCAATACCTGGCCTTTCTTTTATTCTCTGGATAACCTCTTTTATCCATCTTTGGATTATCTCACCGCCTTTTTCGTCTTCGCTGGCTGCCTATACGCTTTCGTGCGCATCTTCACCCGGCGCAATTCCGCCGATCTGCTGCTCTCTGCTTGGGTGATTCCCAGCTTCCTGATGTACAGCAGTTTCAGCAGCAAGTTTCCCCGCTACCTTGTCATCATCTTGCCGGTGATGATGCTTATGGGCGGGCGGCTCATCGCCGATTTGGCGCGCTTGCGTTCTACGATTTATATTCCCGATATGCCCTGGCTGCGGCCGGTATGGAAGAAGGCGCTGCGCTTTGCGGGGATCGCGGGCGGCGCGGCGGCGTTGGTCTGCGGATTGATCTACGGACGGGCTTACGTAGGCATTTACGACCAGCCCCATACGCTGGTGACGGCGGGGCGCTGGATGCAGGAGCACATGCGCCCCGGTTCGCATGTTACTCAACAAAGTTGGGATGAGGGCATTACCGGCGTCCATACCGAATGGAGCGATATGATCTTTCTCCACGACCGCAATGCGGAAGAGAGCAATCCGCTGGGCCGCGTGGATTATTATACGCAAATTTTGAACAAAAACGATTACATCGTTTTGCAAAGCAAGCGCGGCTACGGATCCACGATGCGCAATCCGGATCAATATCCCGTTACCAATAAGCTGCTTCGCGCCTTGTTCGCCGAGCAGTTGGGATTCCGCATCGCCAAAGTTATTACCAATCCTCCTCATTTTTTAGGATGGGCGTTTCGCACCGACGAGGAGGACGAAACCGCCCGCATTTACGATCATCCCAAAATCGTCATCTTCGAAAAAGTCCACAAATTCGATGGGGAACAACTGCGCCGCTTGATTCTGGAACCGCCGGATTGGGTGAACCAGATTACAGACAAGGAAATCTACCGCGCGCGCGACGGCTATCCCGTCTTTATGGCTTATTGCGATCATCCGGCGCTGAGTTGGTGGCTGGCGATTCAGGTCTTGGGCTGGATCGGCTTTCTTTTCCTCTTTCCCCTTTGCGCAGCGCTGCCCGACCGGGGATACGTTGCCGCCAAAGTCGCCGGAATTGCGCTCTTCTCATGGTTGTGTTGGATCGTTGCTTCCGTGAACGTAATTCCCTTCTCGCGGATGCAATGCCTGATCGTATTTCTACTACTTCTTCTCGCCGCCTGCATCGCCGCGCGCAAACAAAGCGAAGCGCTGCTGGCTTATCTGCGCGAAAAATGGCTGCTGCTGATTGGATTAGAAGGGCTTTATTTATTGTTATGGATTCTCTTTCTCGTCATCCGCGCTTATCATCCCGCTGCGCTTTGGGGCGAGAAGCCCATGAATTTCTCCTTCATCAACGCCGTCTACCGCGCCGACGGCTTCCCGCCGGAAGATCCTTGGTTTTCCGGCTATTGGACGAATTATTACTATTACGGCCAGGCTGTTTTTTCCATTATTGGGCGATTCATCGGCGTTCCGCCGGAATATCTCTTCAACGTCGCCGGCGCCAGCGTCTCGGCCTTGGCGGGATTGTGCATCTTTTCCATCGCTTACGCCCTATGCCGCCGTACGCTTGTCTCCCTGCTCGCGCTTTATCTCGCCCTCTTCGCCGGGCATGTCATCAGTTATATCAACATCGTCAGGGAAGGTTTGGATAAGGGAGGCCCTACCATTTGGTTTTCCAAAATCAATCTTTGGGATTGCATTCTTGGCGTCAAAACCGTTTTTCATCTGATCTGGCTTTGCCTAATGTCTTATTTGGGTCTGGCTTCGGATGCGATGCTGCAAGAAATCCACTCTCTCAATTGGGATTTGATTTTCTGGCAGTCGCGCACCGATATTTTCCTAGGCAGCGTCGCCAACGAATTCCCCTTTTGGACGAATCTTTTCATGGACTTTCACGCGCACATGCTGGTGGTTCCCTTTTCCCTGACGTTCTTGATCCTGCTATACGCCTATTTTGCGCATCCGCGCAGTGATACGAATTTAGGACGCATGTCGGGTATGACCTTTTTCTTAGGATTATTGCTGGGAACGGTCATCTGCGCCAATACGTGGGATTTGCCGGGGTTGATGCTGGGATTGCTTTTTGCGACCGCCGTCAAGTTCTGGCGCGAGTCGGAATTTTTCCAGGACGGCCCGAATCGTCCCGCCTGGCTTAGCCCCGACGCTTTGCGCTCGCTGGCGCGCTTTCCTATCGGCCATTTCGCATCGGTTCTCATCCTGGCCGTTTTTCTTTATCTGCCATTCCATTTTCATTTTATTTCGCGAGTGTCGGAAGTACGCTTCATGACCGAAGGCAATACGCCGATTACCGCTTATCTTGGATTTTGGATTCATATCTTATTCCCCGTCGTTATCGCCATTTTCCTCTTGGCGGTGGTTCGCAAGGACGGCGGCGTCTCGCTTCCCCGGACGATGCTTTTCGCCGCCTTTCTCTTTTGCAGCGCCGCTTTCGCCTTGTGGTTCACTCGCGCCAATCCTTTGCATTATCCCCCTCCGCATCCTTTCGACTATCCGCCCTACGTGGGTTGGATCAAGCCGATGGATTATCGCGTCGTGGGATTATTCGCCCCTTTTCTGACGGTTTTGTTTTTCATGCTATGGAAAAAAGAGCGCGAGCCGGGAACCATCTTCGCGTGCCTTCTCGGCGTTCTCGGTCTGGGGCTTTCTCTGGGCATCGAATTTTTCTATGTGAAAGAAATTTGGTCCGAACCCCGCCATCGCTACAACACCGATTTCAAATTCAACCTGCAAATATGGCTCTATCTCTCCATCTTCGCCGCTTTGGGCATTGGGTACTCTTGGGACATCCTGAAAAGAATGGGCGAAAAGTACAAATTTTGGACGATCCAACCCTTCCGCGCCGTCTACTTGGTTATTCTGTTATTGCTCTTGGCGTTGACGCTGCCATTCGTTCTGATCGCGCCCGCCGTCGTTACCCAAACCGCCCGCGCCCATTCCCAAAGCGCGCGGGGCAATCCGCCGACGCTGGACGGCATGGAATGGATCAAGTCGGAGCGGTACGAAGCCTATGCGGCCATCAAGTGGCTCAACCGC harbors:
- a CDS encoding DUF2298 domain-containing protein, coding for MNAAAKRILSALLLLLIFGLALYLRFYGADWALKDKVYSPHPDERHYESCASIMRPQWLSADERKLPLREKFRLLYERNLDASKIQGVSRDYGNPASVFMREKPGLAPINYNYGTFPLHLYLLYQEYLKAHSGLDRRWTLLAFPDWLSGIAIALVLFIGLRLFILVSRDLRQSRFRPIPWHKDDERLSLFFPSIVLPIVSLILFLYIPYRLIDFSQYDPQNASILLTGRILTAWLGALTVLLVYLIGRDAYSRAAGLLGALMLTTAMLHVQTSHYITVDAILGFWATAAVYCFLKISQKPRLIWYILGAICSGFAVSAKWSGVTLPGILLLAHAIATWGDERHGKTARAIHSFWLLVMGTLLAHFYYAAKSVNPPLNVTLAAFRDFYLHHWIVFAILNWFFLFLSLILLLVRKSITGGKTGFFRPAWDIYRPWLWLGLAIPIGVTAFYIGQPMAYFDSAEFGRNMAEQAGINMTGARPVPYTQQFRNTWPFFYSLDNLFYPSLDYLTAFFVFAGCLYAFVRIFTRRNSADLLLSAWVIPSFLMYSSFSSKFPRYLVIILPVMMLMGGRLIADLARLRSTIYIPDMPWLRPVWKKALRFAGIAGGAAALVCGLIYGRAYVGIYDQPHTLVTAGRWMQEHMRPGSHVTQQSWDEGITGVHTEWSDMIFLHDRNAEESNPLGRVDYYTQILNKNDYIVLQSKRGYGSTMRNPDQYPVTNKLLRALFAEQLGFRIAKVITNPPHFLGWAFRTDEEDETARIYDHPKIVIFEKVHKFDGEQLRRLILEPPDWVNQITDKEIYRARDGYPVFMAYCDHPALSWWLAIQVLGWIGFLFLFPLCAALPDRGYVAAKVAGIALFSWLCWIVASVNVIPFSRMQCLIVFLLLLLAACIAARKQSEALLAYLREKWLLLIGLEGLYLLLWILFLVIRAYHPAALWGEKPMNFSFINAVYRADGFPPEDPWFSGYWTNYYYYGQAVFSIIGRFIGVPPEYLFNVAGASVSALAGLCIFSIAYALCRRTLVSLLALYLALFAGHVISYINIVREGLDKGGPTIWFSKINLWDCILGVKTVFHLIWLCLMSYLGLASDAMLQEIHSLNWDLIFWQSRTDIFLGSVANEFPFWTNLFMDFHAHMLVVPFSLTFLILLYAYFAHPRSDTNLGRMSGMTFFLGLLLGTVICANTWDLPGLMLGLLFATAVKFWRESEFFQDGPNRPAWLSPDALRSLARFPIGHFASVLILAVFLYLPFHFHFISRVSEVRFMTEGNTPITAYLGFWIHILFPVVIAIFLLAVVRKDGGVSLPRTMLFAAFLFCSAAFALWFTRANPLHYPPPHPFDYPPYVGWIKPMDYRVVGLFAPFLTVLFFMLWKKEREPGTIFACLLGVLGLGLSLGIEFFYVKEIWSEPRHRYNTDFKFNLQIWLYLSIFAALGIGYSWDILKRMGEKYKFWTIQPFRAVYLVILLLLLALTLPFVLIAPAVVTQTARAHSQSARGNPPTLDGMEWIKSERYEAYAAIKWLNRFVPGTPNIVERRGGAYNDTSRFCTNTGLPALIGWAESPHIGERIHFNNERYNRIRAEEAIFGSSVKKEVLNQLGLYDIEYLIFSDFERRPAGGPAALKRFEEWGDVFRLVYRYGETSIFHIDKNLNAAYGLAAQSATPAPLPPPAKRPPEFGVSMFEGGTGSGNGQFEEGRGMAQNAEGRFYIADTRNHRIQVFNPDGSFAWKLGEEGDGEGQFREPNGIAIDPQTQDLFVTDTWNQRVVRLSKDGQFVGSASLGFYGPRGIAYHPIWKILYITDTGNHQVKAMTLDGQLQQTWGTPGGGSPEEAFVEPVGIGVMPDGNVIALDSKNIRLKVYSPDGKLLRFWRVQTEWDGSGGFEGHIACSPDGTIYLSDPNEKSVHIYTPDGELSGKITSDLAGRRMMRPVGLLYTSDRQLLVTDLALNRVLRLR